A region of Micromonospora chokoriensis DNA encodes the following proteins:
- a CDS encoding XRE family transcriptional regulator — MPNERLRDAILRNGLTPVVVAERVGVDAKTVERWITQDRTPYPRHRHAIAAMVREDVPYLWPDAVTPEKASQIGQSEMVQLYSRRSSVPYDLWRRLIERAMERIDVLAYAGLFLLEQDPRLIDVLRQKGIDGVEVNILLGDPTSDAIQRRSVEEGAPGVMAAKIRQVQQYYKRLDGAPGVKVLYHDTTLYNSIYRFDDEMLVNMHVLGFPAPHAPVMHLRKLNGGDLFRTYSDSFDRVLGASKSRPGDEVAA, encoded by the coding sequence ATGCCGAACGAGCGGCTACGAGATGCGATCCTGCGTAACGGCCTGACCCCGGTCGTCGTGGCCGAGAGGGTCGGGGTCGACGCGAAGACCGTGGAACGGTGGATCACGCAAGATCGGACGCCCTACCCGCGTCACCGACATGCGATTGCGGCGATGGTGCGGGAAGACGTGCCATACCTGTGGCCCGACGCGGTCACGCCCGAGAAGGCATCGCAGATCGGGCAGAGCGAGATGGTTCAGCTCTACTCGCGGCGATCATCAGTGCCGTACGACCTGTGGCGTCGACTGATCGAACGCGCCATGGAGCGCATCGACGTGCTCGCCTACGCTGGACTGTTTCTCCTAGAACAGGACCCGAGGCTTATCGACGTTCTGCGTCAAAAGGGTATTGACGGGGTCGAAGTCAATATTCTGCTCGGCGATCCAACCAGCGACGCAATTCAGCGGAGGAGTGTCGAGGAAGGCGCACCCGGTGTCATGGCGGCGAAGATCCGGCAGGTTCAGCAGTACTACAAGCGGCTTGATGGTGCGCCCGGGGTAAAGGTGCTCTACCACGACACGACGCTGTACAACTCGATCTACCGCTTCGATGACGAGATGTTGGTGAACATGCACGTCCTCGGCTTTCCGGCACCACACGCGCCCGTGATGCACCTGCGCAAGCTCAACGGAGGCGATCTGTTCCGCACCTACTCCGACAGCTTCGACCGGGTCCTCGGTGCCTCGAAGTCTCGGCCAGGCGACGAGGTGGCAGCCTAG
- a CDS encoding DUF6197 family protein, whose translation MKATHNPPTTAPVTPADLLRMAALYLRRHGWSQGDYYTIIFDALTPRACVSGAVAMAAYGTATDFPFGVDRPERADFRAALGVLRDFLDLGCTSRLFGWNDKPGRTATEVINALTAAADRWDSLHTQEGRNR comes from the coding sequence ATGAAGGCTACCCACAACCCACCCACCACAGCACCGGTCACACCGGCCGACCTGCTGCGGATGGCCGCCCTCTACCTGCGCCGGCACGGCTGGTCCCAGGGCGACTACTACACGATCATCTTCGACGCCCTCACTCCCCGGGCCTGCGTCTCCGGCGCTGTCGCCATGGCCGCCTACGGCACTGCCACCGACTTCCCGTTTGGTGTCGACCGGCCCGAGCGAGCCGATTTCCGCGCCGCCTTGGGCGTCCTGCGCGACTTCCTCGACCTGGGTTGCACCTCCCGCCTGTTCGGGTGGAACGACAAGCCCGGCCGCACCGCCACCGAGGTCATCAACGCCCTCACCGCCGCCGCTGACCGGTGGGACTCCCTCCACACCCAGGAGGGCAGGAACCGATGA
- a CDS encoding FtsK/SpoIIIE domain-containing protein produces MTTTIPTTAEAVPVGPGLSMFDPIFIGIDEFGQPVYLDVVYRNLLTAGEPGGGKSGLINNICGHAALCDSTRLVLFDAKLVELGPWRDLADAFIGPDIDQGIEVLRRLLVVATNRYAWLLANRRRKLAEGDGMSVIVTIIDELAMFSTVLGTKQQQEEFSTLLRGLVSLGRACGMPVVAATQRPSWDIIPASLRDLFGYRAAFRCTSLNSSNIILGQGWAEQGYTASDISPTNQGAAYLLAEGGVPRRIKAAYLTDTDIYNIADYAAWTRRPTGTSTPAVNPTEWDMAA; encoded by the coding sequence ATGACCACCACGATTCCCACCACTGCTGAGGCGGTGCCGGTGGGTCCTGGCCTGTCGATGTTCGACCCGATCTTCATCGGGATCGACGAGTTCGGCCAACCCGTCTACCTGGACGTCGTCTACCGCAACCTGCTCACCGCAGGCGAACCCGGTGGCGGTAAGTCCGGCCTGATCAACAACATTTGCGGTCATGCCGCCCTGTGCGACAGCACCCGCCTGGTGCTGTTCGACGCCAAACTCGTCGAACTCGGCCCCTGGCGCGACCTCGCCGACGCGTTCATCGGCCCCGACATCGACCAAGGCATCGAGGTGCTGCGTCGCCTCCTGGTCGTCGCCACCAACCGCTACGCCTGGCTCCTCGCGAACCGGCGCCGCAAGCTCGCCGAGGGCGATGGCATGTCCGTCATCGTCACCATCATCGACGAACTCGCCATGTTCTCCACCGTGCTCGGCACCAAGCAGCAACAGGAAGAGTTCTCGACCCTCCTGCGAGGGCTCGTCTCCCTCGGCCGGGCCTGCGGCATGCCCGTTGTCGCCGCGACTCAGCGCCCGTCGTGGGACATCATCCCCGCCAGCCTGCGGGACCTGTTCGGCTACCGGGCCGCGTTCCGATGCACCTCGCTGAACAGCTCGAACATCATCCTCGGCCAGGGCTGGGCCGAGCAGGGCTACACCGCCTCCGACATCTCGCCCACCAACCAGGGCGCGGCCTACCTCCTGGCCGAAGGCGGCGTTCCCCGCCGTATCAAGGCCGCCTACCTCACCGACACCGACATCTACAACATCGCCGACTACGCCGCCTGGACCCGCCGCCCCACCGGCACCAGCACCCCGGCGGTCAACCCCACCGAGTGGGACATGGCGGCATGA
- a CDS encoding RRQRL motif-containing zinc-binding protein, translating to MDNLAERTGIRVEFYDPLGTRYGFPTFPYHAAPSGLATVRQLRAAGLRPNGQDPIAQIYWRHRTQRRVAYLYRLDLAAPKRTATPAQRVAIAKALLARRTCRICAQVKPYYIPRRYGECLDCHEGNPS from the coding sequence CTGGACAACCTGGCCGAGCGCACCGGCATCCGGGTCGAGTTCTACGACCCGCTGGGCACCCGTTACGGGTTCCCCACCTTCCCCTACCACGCCGCACCTTCCGGCCTGGCCACCGTGCGGCAGCTCCGCGCCGCCGGCCTTCGCCCCAATGGCCAAGACCCCATCGCCCAGATCTATTGGCGGCACCGCACACAGCGTCGGGTCGCCTACCTCTACCGCCTGGACCTGGCCGCGCCGAAGCGCACTGCCACGCCCGCTCAGCGGGTGGCCATCGCGAAAGCCCTGCTGGCTCGCCGGACCTGCCGGATCTGCGCCCAGGTCAAGCCCTACTACATCCCCCGCCGCTACGGCGAATGCCTCGACTGCCACGAAGGGAACCCGTCGTGA
- a CDS encoding replication initiator, whose translation MVSTLDLTPRASARGVGSNADTVPFVGYTAAGSAFTRAQQPDYFGWLEHVRAAAGCTRPIRLAGQLLTVEPATGRLLDARHTDAMPDAAIYKACGNRRATVCPTCAGVYQRDAYQLLRAGLVGGKGVPDSVSRHPAVFATFTAPSFGPVHVRAVKRHTCTNRKRCDCRPDPCHARRSTDPTAGLCAHGRPAVCWARHEPADAVLGQPLCLNCYDHDHQVVWNVFAGELWRRTKQAAERHLAQLARRRGIPPTRMVTDSGKVRTLAPVRLSHGKAAEFQARGAVHFHALVRLDGVDPTDPTAVIPPPAGFTAADLDDAIRHAVSQVGYTTPTHPDRPEGWSIVWGDPSKGLDIRPISLTGSGEVTDGMVAGYLAKYATKSTEVTGHRSVRLDADTIGDYADPDGDHTARLIDACWRLGRPTSTSIPLSQRPRDHRPRPGFVKRWECPDCGTHTRYRACPVCVAERQASLDAEPAKPATTNPYARLRRWAHMLGFGGHFLTKARRYSVTFQLLRDTRVTYRRNDDQDQAVTDPIKAVDHLDDTTLIVGTLTFAGVGWHTAGDALLANTAAAMARARHATGREELAHELGTTPAGTVPVAA comes from the coding sequence ATGGTTTCGACGCTGGACCTCACACCCCGCGCTTCGGCCCGGGGTGTGGGCTCGAACGCCGACACCGTCCCGTTCGTCGGCTACACCGCTGCTGGCTCCGCGTTCACCCGCGCCCAGCAACCCGACTACTTCGGCTGGCTCGAACACGTCCGCGCCGCCGCCGGCTGCACCCGACCCATCCGCCTCGCCGGGCAGCTCCTCACCGTCGAACCTGCCACCGGTCGACTTCTCGACGCCCGGCACACCGACGCCATGCCCGACGCTGCGATCTACAAGGCGTGCGGCAACCGGCGGGCCACCGTCTGCCCGACCTGCGCTGGCGTCTACCAACGCGACGCGTACCAGCTCCTGCGCGCCGGCCTCGTGGGCGGCAAAGGCGTCCCCGACAGCGTCTCCCGCCATCCAGCGGTGTTCGCCACCTTCACCGCCCCCTCGTTCGGCCCTGTGCACGTCCGCGCGGTCAAGCGGCACACCTGCACCAACCGCAAACGCTGCGACTGCCGGCCCGACCCCTGCCACGCCCGCCGCAGCACCGACCCCACCGCCGGACTCTGCGCCCACGGCCGCCCAGCCGTGTGCTGGGCCCGCCACGAACCGGCAGATGCAGTCCTTGGTCAACCGTTGTGCCTGAACTGCTACGACCACGACCACCAGGTCGTGTGGAACGTGTTCGCAGGCGAACTGTGGCGGCGGACCAAGCAAGCCGCGGAACGGCACCTCGCCCAGCTCGCCCGTCGACGCGGCATCCCCCCGACCCGGATGGTCACCGACTCGGGCAAGGTCCGTACGCTCGCCCCCGTCCGGCTGTCCCACGGCAAAGCCGCCGAGTTCCAAGCACGCGGAGCAGTGCACTTCCACGCCCTGGTGCGCCTGGACGGCGTCGACCCCACCGACCCCACCGCCGTCATCCCACCACCGGCCGGGTTCACCGCCGCCGACCTCGACGACGCCATCCGTCATGCCGTGTCCCAAGTTGGCTACACCACCCCTACCCACCCCGACCGGCCCGAAGGCTGGTCGATCGTCTGGGGAGACCCGTCCAAGGGCCTCGACATTCGGCCCATCAGCCTGACCGGCAGCGGTGAGGTCACCGACGGCATGGTCGCCGGCTACCTTGCCAAGTACGCCACCAAGAGCACGGAGGTAACTGGGCACCGTTCTGTCAGGCTCGACGCCGACACCATCGGCGACTACGCCGACCCCGACGGCGACCACACCGCCCGCCTCATCGACGCCTGCTGGCGACTCGGCCGACCCACGAGCACATCCATCCCGCTCTCGCAGCGGCCCAGGGATCACCGGCCCCGGCCCGGCTTCGTCAAGCGCTGGGAATGCCCCGACTGCGGCACCCACACCCGTTACCGCGCTTGCCCCGTCTGCGTCGCCGAACGTCAAGCCAGCCTTGACGCCGAACCGGCGAAACCAGCAACGACCAACCCGTACGCCCGGCTGCGCCGCTGGGCACACATGCTCGGCTTCGGCGGCCACTTCCTCACCAAAGCCCGCCGCTACTCCGTCACCTTCCAACTCCTGCGCGACACCCGCGTCACCTACCGACGCAACGACGACCAAGACCAGGCCGTCACCGACCCCATCAAGGCCGTCGACCACCTCGACGACACCACCCTGATCGTCGGCACCCTCACCTTCGCCGGCGTCGGCTGGCACACCGCCGGAGACGCACTCCTCGCCAACACCGCCGCCGCCATGGCCCGCGCCAGACACGCCACCGGCCGCGAAGAACTCGCCCACGAACTCGGCACCACCCCCGCCGGCACCGTGCCGGTTGCTGCTTGA
- a CDS encoding DUF2637 domain-containing protein — protein sequence MATTDPAAVTEQFAAEYARNAVPAMLTAIKSIKRYNRFVLLGALLTSYLHQAHYLWTQNAGYFAYLVPLIFDAAMVSMLTVVRTSGIAKDAKRGAMVVFAAAAMLSATINFASPGSLGLRLVFALVVVLVIGVELVAGRIRPDFAAIQAEAAALLAAVNDLTETTPATEPTTTPTVNATPAPTPTVDTTPETAPVVDIPPAPAPAAITAPAFTPIPVTRPEVPAHLMPTARFVIGRHEQSTGRPITTDELAGLLSVTPDIARELLHTITGHTPAVNGTPVTGGAR from the coding sequence ATGGCCACCACTGACCCCGCTGCCGTCACCGAGCAGTTCGCCGCCGAGTACGCCCGCAACGCCGTACCCGCCATGCTCACCGCGATCAAATCAATCAAGCGGTACAACCGCTTCGTTCTCCTCGGTGCGCTGCTGACCAGCTACCTGCACCAGGCCCACTACCTGTGGACCCAGAACGCCGGCTACTTCGCCTACCTCGTCCCGCTGATCTTCGACGCCGCGATGGTGTCGATGCTGACCGTCGTCCGCACCTCCGGCATCGCCAAGGACGCCAAACGCGGAGCCATGGTCGTCTTCGCCGCCGCCGCGATGCTGTCGGCCACCATCAACTTCGCCTCCCCAGGCAGCCTCGGCCTACGCCTGGTCTTCGCCCTGGTCGTCGTCCTCGTCATTGGCGTCGAACTCGTCGCCGGACGCATCCGCCCCGACTTCGCCGCCATCCAAGCCGAAGCCGCCGCCCTCCTCGCCGCCGTCAACGACCTCACCGAAACGACACCGGCCACCGAGCCGACCACCACCCCTACCGTCAACGCCACCCCGGCTCCTACGCCGACCGTCGACACCACGCCGGAGACCGCTCCGGTCGTCGACATCCCGCCGGCACCTGCGCCGGCCGCCATCACGGCACCCGCCTTCACCCCGATTCCAGTCACCCGACCCGAGGTCCCGGCGCACCTGATGCCCACCGCCCGATTCGTCATCGGACGCCACGAACAGAGCACCGGCCGACCCATCACCACCGATGAACTCGCCGGCCTGCTGTCGGTCACCCCGGACATCGCCCGGGAACTGCTGCACACCATCACCGGCCACACTCCGGCCGTCAACGGCACCCCCGTCACGGGTGGTGCCCGATGA
- a CDS encoding DUF3307 domain-containing protein, giving the protein MLVSAIVFAVVAATLYAGHQVADHVLGQSDKQAAHKAAPGWDGWRHLLGHVMAYHLVVVVMLAITIAALDLPITVLGLAAGLGFSAVSHAFLDRRWPVRWLLTHTGSGDFADRQAPICGMYLADQSLHAACLWASALLIACL; this is encoded by the coding sequence ATGCTCGTTTCCGCCATCGTGTTCGCCGTTGTCGCGGCGACCCTCTACGCCGGCCACCAGGTGGCCGATCACGTTCTCGGCCAGTCCGACAAGCAGGCCGCGCACAAGGCCGCCCCGGGTTGGGACGGCTGGCGTCACCTGTTGGGCCACGTGATGGCCTATCACCTCGTGGTGGTGGTCATGCTGGCCATTACCATCGCCGCCCTGGACCTGCCGATCACGGTCCTCGGGCTTGCCGCTGGGCTCGGCTTCTCCGCCGTGTCGCACGCGTTTCTTGACCGGCGGTGGCCGGTGCGTTGGCTGCTCACTCACACGGGAAGCGGCGACTTCGCCGACCGTCAGGCCCCGATCTGCGGGATGTACCTGGCCGATCAGTCCCTGCACGCGGCGTGCCTCTGGGCGTCCGCGCTGCTCATCGCCTGCCTCTAA